A part of Halobaculum sp. MBLA0143 genomic DNA contains:
- a CDS encoding RNA-binding protein codes for MDVKSRHHLRSDEIDEIRTALSDRLGVSLDGEAFELVELTDSPFDLVLVDGDPDVLYVDGDPFLTVRGANEHPPETGVVTVDPGAVSFVSDGADVMRPGITEADDGISTDDLVAIAEESHGKVLAVGRALVDGSEMAGNEGKVVESVHHVGDDLYEFAV; via the coding sequence ATGGACGTGAAGTCGCGTCACCACCTCCGGTCGGACGAGATCGACGAGATCCGGACGGCGTTGTCCGACCGGCTGGGCGTGTCGTTGGACGGAGAGGCGTTCGAACTGGTCGAGTTGACTGACTCCCCGTTCGATCTCGTGTTGGTCGACGGTGACCCGGACGTGTTGTACGTGGACGGCGATCCGTTCCTCACCGTGCGTGGGGCCAACGAGCACCCCCCGGAGACGGGTGTGGTGACGGTCGACCCCGGGGCGGTGTCGTTCGTCTCCGACGGCGCAGACGTGATGCGCCCGGGGATCACCGAGGCGGACGACGGGATCTCGACGGACGACCTCGTCGCTATCGCCGAAGAGAGCCACGGGAAGGTGCTCGCGGTCGGGCGCGCGCTCGTCGACGGCAGCGAGATGGCCGGCAACGAGGGGAAGGTGGTGGAGTCGGTTCACCACGTCGGCGACGATCTGTACGAGTTCGCGGTGTAG
- a CDS encoding M28 family peptidase encodes MDEIAAEFGRAWVADRPRTFLSELTGIDSRMAGSPGETRAAALVVDALQSAGVEDVTQESFELSAWSRGDATLTTTEPTERQFEAVALPYCPSASVSGPVVDVGHGSPEEIEAADLSGRVALASTDTPAGGRFLHRMEKFGAAADAGAVGFLFVNHVPGQLPPTGSLTFGREAEIPAVGVSHETGERLREHALSSAASHEDSEPTGPVTRVELDVDAETRPGESQNVVGHLGPETDDRLLLLAHYDAHDIAEGALDNGCGVATLLVAAGLLADAELDRGVTVAAVGAEEVGLLGSEHLAQTLDLETVAGVCNVDGAGRFRDLVAMAHSSTATASVARRVAERTGHPVAVQTDPHPFSDQWPFVRRGVPALQLHSRAATPPAATGDSPSGGVGAGRGWGHTHADTLDKVDVRNVREHGMLTALLVRELAAAELPRLETATLEKAFERNDFEPGMRAAGLWPDEWA; translated from the coding sequence ATGGACGAAATCGCCGCAGAGTTCGGGCGGGCGTGGGTGGCGGATCGCCCACGGACGTTCCTCTCGGAGCTGACCGGGATCGACAGTCGGATGGCCGGGTCGCCGGGCGAGACGCGCGCGGCGGCGCTCGTCGTCGACGCGCTCCAGTCGGCCGGCGTCGAGGATGTGACCCAGGAGTCGTTCGAACTGTCGGCCTGGAGCCGAGGCGACGCGACGCTGACGACGACCGAGCCGACGGAACGCCAGTTCGAGGCGGTGGCGTTGCCGTACTGTCCATCCGCGTCCGTCTCCGGCCCGGTGGTGGACGTTGGCCACGGCAGCCCCGAGGAGATCGAGGCCGCGGACCTGTCCGGCCGGGTGGCGTTGGCGAGCACGGACACTCCCGCCGGCGGGCGGTTCCTCCACCGGATGGAGAAGTTCGGCGCGGCCGCCGACGCCGGGGCCGTCGGCTTCCTGTTCGTCAACCACGTCCCCGGCCAACTCCCCCCGACCGGCTCGCTGACGTTCGGTCGGGAGGCGGAGATCCCCGCGGTCGGCGTGAGCCACGAGACCGGCGAACGACTCCGGGAGCACGCCCTCTCGTCGGCCGCCTCACACGAGGACAGCGAGCCGACAGGCCCGGTCACCCGGGTGGAACTGGACGTGGACGCGGAGACGCGCCCGGGAGAGAGCCAGAACGTCGTCGGTCACCTCGGCCCGGAGACGGACGACCGGCTCCTGCTCCTCGCCCACTACGACGCCCACGACATCGCGGAGGGGGCACTTGACAACGGCTGTGGCGTGGCGACGCTGCTCGTCGCCGCGGGGCTCCTGGCCGACGCGGAACTGGACCGTGGAGTGACCGTCGCGGCCGTCGGCGCCGAGGAGGTCGGACTCCTGGGGTCGGAACACCTCGCGCAGACGCTGGACCTGGAGACGGTCGCGGGCGTCTGCAACGTTGACGGCGCCGGTCGGTTCCGCGATCTGGTGGCGATGGCTCACAGTTCGACGGCGACCGCGAGCGTCGCGCGCCGCGTCGCCGAGCGGACCGGCCACCCGGTCGCCGTCCAGACGGATCCACACCCGTTCTCCGACCAGTGGCCGTTCGTCCGCCGGGGCGTGCCGGCGCTCCAGCTCCACTCCCGGGCCGCGACGCCGCCGGCCGCCACCGGCGACTCCCCCTCGGGTGGCGTCGGCGCCGGCCGAGGCTGGGGACACACCCACGCCGACACGCTCGACAAGGTCGACGTCCGGAACGTCCGGGAACACGGGATGTTGACCGCGTTGCTCGTGCGGGAACTGGCGGCCGCGGAGCTGCCGCGGTTGGAGACGGCGACGCTGGAGAAGGCGTTCGAACGGAACGACTTCGAGCCCGGAATGCGGGCGGCCGGACTGTGGCCCGACGAGTGGGCGTAG